A window of Leishmania major strain Friedlin complete genome, chromosome 27 genomic DNA:
TTCCGCCCCCTGACCCTAAGGACTGCTCAGCTAGACCCCGCCGTCATCGATTCGCCGCGGGCTGTGACGACCGTGTTTCACGATCTGTACACAGAGGCTGAGAACCGTCGCGCCTTCGAGCGGGACGTCAAGCCGCAGCTTGTCCATCAGATagaggagcgccgccgcccctctccgGCACGGATGGGACCGGCGCAGGTGGCAGAGGTAGTGGAGCGGTTGTGTGCCCGCGGCGTCGTGCGTAGCGGAGTCCGCGCCGGACCGCAGAGGGACAACGCGGACCTTGTTCCATATGAAAGCGACGCTGGATCGGTGGagtgtgccggtgcgcagTCCGATCAGTATCACCCAACCTTGTCGCTTGAAACGCGGCGCATTGTGGCCGCCAAGGTCATATCGGGCGAGCGCGATGGCAACGTCATCAAGGAACTGTACCGCCATGCTGAGCAAGGCGTCGTGCGAGGTCAACTGAAGCGCGAACTGGACAAGGAGCAGGCGCGACTGGCGCGGGCGGAGCAGGCCATAGCGCTTGCCCATGAGCGCAAGCGGCTTCAGCAAGAGTACTACCGCGCTGTGCTAGTCGCCAAGTTCCGCGCGCTTGCTCAGCACGTGGCGTGCGCACAGCACTGCGCATAccgcgccaccgcaccgCAGCCTGTCGTGCAGCTGGCTCGCGCTGCCCTGGACGTTCTGAGCACCGACGAAGCTGAGGAGCTGCTTGGAGCTGTGGAGCACTGCGGGCGGCACAAGTTGACGGAAGGAGAGTTTGTGGTAGTGGTGCTTCAGCACTTGGCCGAGCAGCAGGTGACCCCTGTGCAAAGTGCTCTCCTCCGCaacgctcctcctccgccgccttcgaCGCGCGTGGCTGTGAGTGCCGCCACACTGAAGCGGGCAGACAGTGCTCCAGGTATCGCAGGCAGCGCAGAGAGCTCCCCCGCGGGGTTGCCACGCGTGAAGCGAGAGAAACCCGACCCGGAGGTGATCGAGCAGGTTCGCGCTCGACGGgcgcaggagctggtggagtGGAAGAAGGAGAGCCAGCGTCGACGCGCCATCTCCGATGGGGTGCTCGCTGAAGGGGCTGACTACACTTTCcagccggcgccgcgccgcttgATCCCGTACGCGTGCCGGCCCGACGTGAAAGTGTCGGTAAGGTCAACGAAGAgtgaggagctgcggcgcgccTACGTAAGTGCGCGCATACAGGGCATCGCGCCACCAGTTGCGGTCAACTCCGTCGCACCCTCTGTCTCTGCCCAGGTACTGAATTCGTCCCTTGCGATTGCCCGAGAGCTGTTCGCGCGCGGCACTTCGGATATGCCTCCATTGTCGACGCGCGAGCGTTCacggagcgccgccgcccgtgtTGAGACACCAGCGCAGCGGGAgggaagcgctgcagcgctcaCGCTCACTGCGAGTGGGCCTGCGGCAACTCTTCCTGCATCTCTGAAGTGTCCGTCCCCAGAAGCTGCACGGGCGCTctccgccgccctcgccggtAGAAAAGACCCGGCAGCGCCGGAAAGACAACGCGACTTGCAGGCTGCGGCACCTGTGGGGCCGTCAGCGCTAGCAGCTCGTCAACCAGCATCGGCACCCGCCGCCCCTGCACCCGCCAGCAAAGGTCACCCAAGCCGACTGGCAGCACGCCCGTTCAGCGGGAGCTCCCGCCAGGGTCGCTGCAATGTGTTGGCAGAACCGCCGTCTTTGGTAGAGCAAATCATGCATAGCACTGCAGAGGACCGAGCGCGTCTTGGGCGTGAGCTGCTGTCGCGACAAGTGCAAGAGCATCAGCGCCGCTCCGGTGCCTTTGACTAGAGTGGCGAATGATGTGGGCTTGCATCGGAACCGGAGGGCGCGAGAGGGCGGATGGAAggccacgcagcgctgcctctgcagcgCGTTCGCCTGACGacaaagagaaaaaaggaaCAGGGTTCGTGACGCCTGTGTCTGCACAAAGGTCGCGAGTTGGCACGCCGTGTCGCTTGGTTCTAGTGGAAAGATGGATCCGTGGTACTGatgcgagagaaagagagagagagggagggccACGTTAGATCGagtgtgcgtatgtgtttATATGTATGCAGTCCTCACTGTTCGCCCCGTGAACCGCCTGCCCGCCTATTTGGGGCTGCAGAAGTGCGAGATGCGAGTATCTTAAGGTGGTGAGAAGAAGAACAAACGGAAAAAAGGAGCTGCTTTGCGCACCAGGGTGCGCGCAGGCTCAGCTCAACGAAAGCACCAGCATAGATGCACTCGTGTATGGGTCGGGGAGGCTAAACAAGCTGGCTAGTATCGGCGAGGTGCTTCCTGGATAATGCGGACGAGGGTTTAGGTTTCCAGAGATGCACCACCCTCTCTTCTCGTGCAGCGCTCTGGGCGCGGTTGGCATACACGAGACGCAAGACAATCGCTTACGTGTTATCGCACGTACTCCGTGCTCTGGTTCTCTGCATGAAGCCTCTTCTTCCGCTGCTTTGAAGTTCCTCCCCCGCGCGCTCTAGCTTCTCTCATACACGCGTGTGGCACTGGTGCAGGGACTCGCCAAATCGCAACAAGAAGTGAGGGACGTGAAGCGAGAGGGGCACCCTtcagtcgctgctgcgtcgtctCGCACATCAGCGACCACCCTCCTTCCTGAAATCCAGACACAGCATtcttgccccctccccccccccgcactGACGTGCACGGAAGCGACGGACAAGCCCCCTGTTCCGGATGGTGGATCGTCTGCCGGCTCTTACGCCCTCCAAGGGCACGGAGACGAAAAGCTCGCTGAAAAAGAAGACGGACGACTACGCCCTTTGCCAGGAGTATGCCGCCTacatcgcgcagctgcgtgggCTGCTTGAGGAGACAACTGGGCAGCCACCGGCGGGCGTGCGCACGGCCGAGGTCGAGCACCGCATTACCTTGATCCAGTCCGCTTTGGACGAAGTAGAGCGACTCAGTGCCGAGGCCCGCTGGCGCATCGAGCTCCGTAACAATCAACGCTTCTTGGACACCTACGAGCGACGCATccagatggaggaggaggcggagcagaagcggcagaCTGCCGAGAAGGAGCGCATTGCAcaggtggaggagatgcgTAGCATGCAGCACGCCTACTACAAAAATCGCAACGACCGCACCGATGCCAAGGCGCACCAGTGCCGAGCCTACAATGAACAGGTGCAGGAACAGACGGTGATGAAGGCGGGATCGAATGAGGAGCGTCGCACACGAAACTTAGCAAATCTTGAAGCCGAGCGCCAGCGCAAGCAGAAGGAGCTGCACGACCGCGAGCAGGCGAAGCAAGACTACGCGCGCAAGGTGCGAGAGCGTCAGGCTAGGAAAGATGCGGAGAAGCTGGCAGAGAAGATGCGGTTGGCTGAGATTCACCAGCAGGAGATGGAGGCAAAACTATGCGCGATTCGCGAGTCAAGGCGCAGCAAGTGGGTGATGAAAAAGGAGGCCAGTCGCGCTAAGTCTGTGGTGGTGTGGAAAAACGGTGAGGCCATCTTGGAGACGCAGCGCAAGAACCACGGCTGCCtcgtggaggagctggagcagcggcagcggcaccaggcAAGCCGCtacgcggaggagaaggcggaacAGGCGGCATATATTGAGCAGCGCAGGCTACTCCACGCCGCCCGGCAGGAGCGGCAACAGGAGAACCTCCGCCAGCTTGTTGAAAAGCGTGTGGCGCGTGGCGTCGAGATTGTAAAGACCACggaggagaagaaagagCGGGCTGAGCAGGCAAAGGAGCGGCAGGCGACGCAGTACGTCGAGGCCGGAAGGCTACTCGATGAAGACGTGCAGCTtcaccgccagcgtgcgcGAAAATTGCAGGAGCGCCGCGCGAACGAATCCCTGACACAGAATTACAGGCGCTGGAAccaccgcgccgcg
This region includes:
- a CDS encoding conserved hypothetical protein (previous protein_id=AAZ09806.1), which gives rise to MPLEDKDSPKQLTSPLSDSVELGNVPISTQLRSTGWLDAVHGTRPPASPSPPAASVANNACAPTPRHLSSAAGKKSAQSSTRSEQAPTENRHPAEATAMGSPIPVDSDYSDAHIQQLVSRVREKAMPDHYANSTGPARGPATTPALPPAPAKQNAFPCTSASSHPSPSDSFPERSAPQAMSARSTATAPPPTPVPFQHSPFGDSHVAEANAQKTRSQWCSDHGITNFAGDSLQRQDPQPLTAYSSALMQALSRTEGAASLKCSWTLATQRGGSSAYYSESDVAKGSSSDLPPDMYVEGMRAKVAKQQWVALEKARQEVLEEARLRRDCPFAPQVSPYAARIRRPTSLRPENRINAEVIRRKQWVAKKQSEEVERELQSCTFRPLTLRTAQLDPAVIDSPRAVTTVFHDLYTEAENRRAFERDVKPQLVHQIEERRRPSPARMGPAQVAEVVERLCARGVVRSGVRAGPQRDNADLVPYESDAGSVECAGAQSDQYHPTLSLETRRIVAAKVISGERDGNVIKELYRHAEQGVVRGQLKRELDKEQARLARAEQAIALAHERKRLQQEYYRAVLVAKFRALAQHVACAQHCAYRATAPQPVVQLARAALDVLSTDEAEELLGAVEHCGRHKLTEGEFVVVVLQHLAEQQVTPVQSALLRNAPPPPPSTRVAVSAATLKRADSAPGIAGSAESSPAGLPRVKREKPDPEVIEQVRARRAQELVEWKKESQRRRAISDGVLAEGADYTFQPAPRRLIPYACRPDVKVSVRSTKSEELRRAYVSARIQGIAPPVAVNSVAPSVSAQVLNSSLAIARELFARGTSDMPPLSTRERSRSAAARVETPAQREGSAAALTLTASGPAATLPASLKCPSPEAARALSAALAGRKDPAAPERQRDLQAAAPVGPSALAARQPASAPAAPAPASKGHPSRLAARPFSGSSRQGRCNVLAEPPSLVEQIMHSTAEDRARLGRELLSRQVQEHQRRSGAFD
- a CDS encoding conserved hypothetical protein (previous protein_id=AAZ09807.1) produces the protein MVDRLPALTPSKGTETKSSLKKKTDDYALCQEYAAYIAQLRGLLEETTGQPPAGVRTAEVEHRITLIQSALDEVERLSAEARWRIELRNNQRFLDTYERRIQMEEEAEQKRQTAEKERIAQVEEMRSMQHAYYKNRNDRTDAKAHQCRAYNEQVQEQTVMKAGSNEERRTRNLANLEAERQRKQKELHDREQAKQDYARKVRERQARKDAEKLAEKMRLAEIHQQEMEAKLCAIRESRRSKWVMKKEASRAKSVVVWKNGEAILETQRKNHGCLVEELEQRQRHQASRYAEEKAEQAAYIEQRRLLHAARQERQQENLRQLVEKRVARGVEIVKTTEEKKERAEQAKERQATQYVEAGRLLDEDVQLHRQRARKLQERRANESLTQNYRRWNHRAARIMEELHETMAKVEAEAEQRAAAANSQQRSLAYGNSRRSWTSFEQVDTPKRDCPIVSLPSPTEFAV